CATCCTACTGATTGTTAGCAGTGAGCCTGTGACGCCTGTGGTGATCCTCACTTCGCCATCTAGCTCCTGAACCAAGCTTCCGGAGCTATTCACATAGTTCCAGACGTTCGCGGCGAATTGCTCGACTCCTTTCGTTTCGCTCTCCTCTAGTGCAGGACTTTCATTGGAAAACGATGTTGCAGTAGATGTGGTTCGCGTCTTAGAGGTCTGGAGAGCGTCGATTTGCCCGCTGGTTTCCAGGATAGCGCCGGTGGTTCGGTCAAGAATGATGCTGGCCTTGACACCAGGTTTCTTTGACAATCG
The window above is part of the Fusarium musae strain F31 chromosome 6, whole genome shotgun sequence genome. Proteins encoded here:
- a CDS encoding hypothetical protein (EggNog:ENOG41), giving the protein MTESSLANGHDALEEKLGRLSKKPGVKASIILDRTTGAILETSGQIDALQTSKTRTTSTATSFSNESPALEESETKGVEQFAANVWNYVNSSGSLVQELDGEVRITTGVTGSLLTISRMS